The following proteins are encoded in a genomic region of Actinomadura sp. NAK00032:
- a CDS encoding cell division protein SepF: MASAMRKMAVYLGLVEDDRYDDKYGDYDEYEVYDDETDPGQTRRREDESGGQLTRAEETADRDRDHHSTSTLERRSVALYESGTTDLARITTLHPRTYNEARTIGEHFREGTPVIMNLTEMVDSDAKRLVDFAAGLVFGLHGSIERVTNKVFLLSPANVEVTAEDKARMAERGFFNQS, translated from the coding sequence ATGGCCAGCGCGATGCGCAAGATGGCGGTCTACCTCGGCCTTGTGGAGGACGACCGTTACGACGACAAGTACGGCGACTACGACGAGTACGAGGTCTACGACGACGAGACCGACCCCGGTCAGACCCGTCGCCGTGAGGACGAATCCGGCGGTCAGCTTACCCGAGCGGAAGAGACCGCGGACCGGGATCGCGACCATCACTCCACGTCGACGCTAGAGCGACGCTCCGTGGCGCTCTACGAGTCCGGTACCACCGACCTCGCTCGTATCACTACTCTGCATCCAAGGACCTACAACGAGGCAAGGACCATCGGGGAGCACTTCCGAGAGGGCACACCGGTGATCATGAATCTGACCGAGATGGTCGACAGCGACGCCAAGCGTCTGGTCGACTTCGCGGCGGGTCTCGTGTTCGGCCTGCACGGGAGCATCGAGCGTGTTACGAACAAGGTGTTCCTCCTGTCGCCCGCCAACGTGGAGGTGACGGCGGAGGACAAGGCCCGGATGGCAGAACGTGGGTTCTTCAACCAGAGCTGA
- a CDS encoding YggT family protein, producing MNIAGQVLTYLLYLFLLFLIGRLVLEVLQSFARQWKPSGVVLVIAEATYTITDPPLKLLRRFIPPVRLGNVALDLSFTVLILVVWILIMVVGSVFGGP from the coding sequence GTGAACATCGCTGGACAGGTGCTGACGTACCTCCTGTACCTCTTCCTCCTCTTCCTGATCGGGAGGCTGGTGCTGGAGGTCCTTCAGTCGTTCGCCCGCCAATGGAAGCCCTCCGGGGTGGTGCTGGTGATCGCCGAGGCGACCTACACCATCACCGATCCGCCCTTGAAGCTGCTGAGGCGTTTCATCCCGCCCGTCCGTCTGGGTAACGTTGCACTGGACCTCAGCTTCACCGTGCTCATCCTTGTGGTCTGGATCCTGATCATGGTCGTTGGCTCCGTATTCGGCGGTCCCTAG
- a CDS encoding DivIVA domain-containing protein: protein MPLTPADVRNKQFSTTRLRPGYDEEEVDAFLDEVEAELDRLIQENEELRAKLAECLRGKVPAMAAPIVEPKPDVQKIPEPPRPEPQPQPEPEPVLGGLGMSAAPTGEDNMDTAARVLALAQQTADQAIADARREADETLGRARREAEEILGKARRQADQIVSEARSRAEALDRDAQERHRQVMGSLVQQREELEREVDNLRAFEREYRSRLKVYLEGQLRDLEAGSTETGAFAAVPGAAPVQSPQSAPQGPQTGPQPGLPHPENRNGAAGGPSPAPGTFPQPAEHGQQVQHSATGAFHAGGDNPPHERR, encoded by the coding sequence ATGCCGCTGACACCCGCCGACGTGCGGAACAAGCAGTTCAGTACCACCAGGCTGAGGCCGGGGTACGACGAGGAGGAGGTGGACGCCTTCCTCGACGAGGTCGAGGCCGAGCTCGACCGCCTCATCCAGGAGAACGAGGAGCTGCGGGCCAAGCTGGCCGAGTGCCTGCGCGGCAAGGTCCCCGCCATGGCCGCCCCCATCGTGGAGCCGAAGCCGGACGTTCAGAAGATCCCCGAGCCGCCCCGCCCGGAGCCGCAGCCGCAGCCCGAGCCGGAGCCCGTGCTCGGCGGCCTCGGCATGTCCGCCGCCCCCACCGGCGAGGACAACATGGACACCGCGGCCCGCGTCCTCGCGCTCGCGCAGCAGACCGCCGACCAGGCGATCGCCGACGCCCGCCGGGAGGCCGACGAGACGCTCGGCCGCGCCCGCCGCGAGGCCGAGGAGATCCTCGGCAAGGCCCGCCGGCAGGCCGACCAGATCGTCAGCGAGGCCCGGTCCCGCGCCGAGGCCCTCGACCGCGACGCGCAGGAGCGGCACCGCCAGGTCATGGGCTCGCTCGTGCAGCAGCGCGAGGAGCTCGAGCGCGAGGTCGACAACCTGCGCGCGTTCGAGCGCGAGTACCGCAGCCGCCTGAAGGTGTACCTGGAGGGCCAGCTCCGGGACCTGGAGGCGGGCAGCACCGAGACCGGCGCGTTCGCCGCCGTCCCGGGCGCGGCCCCGGTCCAGTCGCCGCAGAGCGCCCCGCAGGGTCCGCAGACCGGCCCGCAGCCCGGCCTGCCGCACCCCGAGAACCGCAACGGCGCCGCCGGCGGCCCCTCGCCCGCGCCGGGCACGTTCCCGCAGCCGGCCGAGCACGGCCAGCAGGTGCAGCACTCGGCGACCGGCGCTTTCCACGCGGGCGGCGACAACCCGCCGCACGAACGGCGCTGA
- a CDS encoding DUF1707 domain-containing protein, which produces MNLPEQPSGSEPPAAPSPASMRASDADRDEVADRLREALAEGRITPEEHAERIDAVYTAKTYAELAPVLSDLPDERPPHPRVDLRKEPALAPPPPQSPNLVAVFAGVERKGRWLVEPTTNVSCVFGGADLDFRQAVLSQGEVTVNVTCVFGGVNMIVPPGVRVIGSNTSVFGGTDLPEDDTADPDAPVIRITGMLLFGGVSVSRRAVGEKGGRRDRHRDAHELHRRHHEELRELHREHRDARRERLRELRAERRRDR; this is translated from the coding sequence GTGAATCTTCCCGAGCAGCCTTCGGGCTCCGAACCTCCGGCCGCCCCGTCCCCCGCGAGCATGCGCGCGTCGGACGCCGACCGCGACGAGGTGGCCGACCGCCTGCGCGAGGCCCTGGCGGAGGGGCGCATCACGCCGGAGGAGCACGCCGAGCGCATCGACGCCGTCTACACGGCCAAGACGTACGCCGAGCTGGCGCCCGTCCTCAGCGACCTGCCCGACGAGCGGCCCCCGCACCCCCGGGTCGACCTGCGCAAGGAGCCCGCGCTCGCGCCGCCTCCGCCGCAGTCGCCCAACCTGGTGGCGGTCTTCGCCGGGGTGGAGCGCAAGGGCCGCTGGCTCGTCGAGCCCACCACCAACGTCTCCTGCGTTTTCGGCGGCGCCGACCTGGACTTCCGGCAGGCGGTCCTCAGCCAGGGCGAGGTCACCGTCAACGTCACCTGCGTCTTCGGCGGCGTCAACATGATCGTCCCGCCGGGGGTGCGGGTGATCGGGTCCAACACCTCCGTCTTCGGCGGCACCGACCTGCCCGAGGACGACACGGCGGACCCGGACGCGCCCGTCATCCGGATCACCGGGATGCTGCTGTTCGGCGGCGTGTCCGTCAGCCGCCGCGCGGTCGGCGAGAAGGGCGGCCGCCGCGACCGGCACCGGGACGCCCACGAGCTGCACCGCAGGCACCACGAGGAGCTGCGGGAGCTGCACCGCGAGCACCGGGACGCCCGCCGGGAGCGGCTGCGCGAACTGCGCGCGGAGCGGCGCCGGGACCGCTGA
- the ileS gene encoding isoleucine--tRNA ligase, giving the protein MSRAFRPLPAQVDLPALERDMLRRWQENKVFERSLERTASGEPWVFYEGPPTANGMPGVHHVEARVFKDVFPRFKTMKGHHVPRKAGWDCHGLPVEVAVEKELGLTGKKDIEEYGVAEFNARCRESVLRHVDAFEEMTERMGYWVNTDQAYRTMDPEYVEAVWWSLKQVFDKGLLFRDFRITPYCPRCGTGLSDHELGQPGGYETVSSPSVYVRMPVTSGPLAELGAALLIWTTTPWTLVSNTAVAVHPDVTYVAARPAGSDEVLVVAEPLVDQVLGEGAERLATYQGTELERTTYQRPFDLVDIPDAHYVVLGDYVTVEDGTGLVHQAPAFGGDDMTVCKRYGMPIVNPIGPDGRFLREVPLVGNKFFKDADEPLTEDLRARGLLFRGGHFEHSYPHCWRCHTPLLYYALPAWYIRTTQIKDRLLEENEKTNWYPETVKHGRYGEWLRNNVDWSLSRSRYWGTPLPLWVCGDDEEHVTCVGSLKELGELAGRDLSALDPHRPYVDDVAFPCPRCGTQARRVPDVIDAWYDSGSMPFAQWGAPYRNNDVFENAYPAQYICEAQDQTRGWFYSLMAVGTLVFDRSSYENVVCLGLILAEDGRKMSKHLGNVLRPIPLMDEHGADAVRWFMAASGLPWASRRVGHGALEEIVRKVLLTYWNTASFFVLYANAAQAQGRAWTPDLMPEAPAPADRPLLDRWALAELHRTVREVDAALEEFDTARAGRRLSQFVDDLSNWYVRRSRRRFWEGPGTPEGAAAFATLYECLETLTRLMAPIVPFITDHVWDVIRPEDGPESVHLADWPAVDESLLDDALTAQMALVRRLVELGRSARAASGVRTRQPLGRALVGAAGWSALPAQLRAQISEELNVLGFEELSSIGGDLVEYEVKPNFRELGKRYAKDTPKVAKAITSAGAADLVRALRAGTARVEAADLGTVPLAADDVIVTERPRSGWAVESAAGETVALDLTVTPELRRAGLVREAVRLVQEGRKAAGLEVTDRIELWWEATGTDLAEALRAHSAEVAAEVLATAVAEGRPADVPANRDEELGLTYYLRRA; this is encoded by the coding sequence GTGAGCCGAGCCTTTCGGCCGCTGCCCGCGCAGGTCGATCTGCCCGCCCTTGAGCGGGACATGCTGCGCCGCTGGCAGGAGAACAAGGTCTTCGAGCGGTCGCTCGAGCGCACCGCTTCCGGCGAGCCCTGGGTGTTCTACGAGGGGCCGCCGACCGCCAACGGCATGCCGGGCGTCCACCACGTCGAGGCCCGCGTGTTCAAGGACGTCTTCCCCCGCTTCAAGACCATGAAGGGCCACCACGTCCCCCGCAAGGCCGGCTGGGACTGCCACGGCCTGCCGGTGGAGGTGGCCGTGGAGAAGGAGCTCGGCCTCACCGGCAAGAAGGACATCGAGGAGTACGGCGTCGCGGAGTTCAACGCCCGCTGCCGCGAATCGGTCCTGCGCCATGTGGACGCGTTCGAAGAGATGACCGAGCGCATGGGGTACTGGGTCAACACCGACCAGGCCTACCGGACGATGGACCCCGAGTACGTCGAGGCCGTCTGGTGGTCGCTGAAGCAGGTGTTCGACAAGGGCCTGCTGTTCCGCGACTTCCGCATCACCCCCTACTGCCCGCGCTGCGGGACGGGCCTGTCCGACCATGAGCTGGGGCAGCCCGGCGGGTACGAGACGGTGTCGAGCCCGTCGGTGTACGTGCGGATGCCCGTCACGTCCGGGCCGCTCGCCGAGCTGGGCGCCGCGCTGCTCATCTGGACGACGACCCCGTGGACCCTGGTGTCCAACACCGCCGTCGCCGTCCACCCCGACGTCACCTACGTCGCGGCCCGCCCGGCCGGGTCGGACGAGGTGCTCGTCGTGGCCGAGCCCCTGGTCGACCAGGTCCTCGGCGAGGGCGCCGAGCGGCTCGCCACCTACCAGGGCACCGAGTTGGAGCGGACGACCTACCAGCGCCCCTTCGACCTCGTCGACATCCCGGACGCGCACTACGTCGTCCTGGGCGACTACGTCACCGTCGAGGACGGCACCGGGCTCGTCCACCAGGCGCCCGCGTTCGGCGGCGACGACATGACCGTCTGCAAGCGGTACGGCATGCCGATCGTCAACCCGATCGGGCCGGACGGCCGCTTCCTGCGGGAGGTGCCCCTCGTCGGCAACAAGTTCTTCAAGGACGCCGACGAGCCGCTCACCGAGGACCTGCGCGCGCGCGGGCTGCTGTTCCGCGGCGGGCACTTCGAGCACAGCTACCCGCACTGCTGGCGCTGCCACACGCCGCTGCTCTACTACGCGCTCCCGGCCTGGTACATCCGCACCACGCAGATCAAGGACCGGCTGCTGGAGGAGAACGAGAAGACCAACTGGTACCCCGAGACGGTCAAGCACGGCCGGTACGGGGAATGGCTGCGCAACAACGTCGACTGGTCGCTGTCGCGGAGCCGCTACTGGGGCACGCCCCTCCCCCTGTGGGTGTGCGGCGACGACGAGGAGCACGTCACCTGTGTCGGGTCGCTCAAGGAACTGGGCGAGCTGGCCGGGCGCGACCTGTCCGCGCTCGACCCGCACCGGCCCTACGTGGACGACGTCGCGTTCCCTTGCCCGCGGTGCGGCACGCAGGCGCGCCGCGTCCCCGACGTCATCGACGCCTGGTACGACTCGGGGTCGATGCCGTTCGCGCAGTGGGGCGCCCCCTACCGCAACAACGACGTCTTCGAGAACGCCTACCCGGCCCAGTACATCTGCGAGGCCCAGGACCAGACCCGCGGCTGGTTCTACTCCCTCATGGCCGTCGGGACGCTGGTGTTCGACCGGTCGTCCTACGAGAACGTCGTGTGCCTCGGGCTGATCCTCGCCGAGGACGGCCGCAAGATGAGCAAGCACCTCGGCAACGTCCTGCGGCCCATCCCGCTGATGGACGAGCACGGCGCGGACGCGGTGCGCTGGTTCATGGCCGCGAGCGGGCTGCCCTGGGCGTCCCGCCGCGTCGGGCACGGCGCCCTGGAGGAGATCGTCCGCAAGGTGCTCCTCACGTACTGGAACACCGCGTCGTTCTTCGTCCTGTACGCCAACGCCGCGCAGGCGCAGGGCCGCGCCTGGACGCCGGACCTGATGCCGGAGGCCCCGGCCCCCGCCGACCGCCCGCTCCTGGACCGCTGGGCGCTCGCCGAGCTGCACCGCACCGTCCGCGAGGTCGACGCCGCGCTGGAGGAGTTCGACACCGCGCGCGCGGGCCGGCGCCTCTCGCAGTTCGTCGACGACCTGTCCAACTGGTACGTGCGGCGGTCGCGGCGGCGCTTCTGGGAGGGCCCGGGGACCCCGGAGGGGGCGGCCGCCTTCGCCACCCTCTACGAGTGCCTGGAGACCCTCACCCGGCTGATGGCGCCGATCGTCCCGTTCATCACCGACCACGTGTGGGACGTCATCCGGCCCGAGGACGGCCCCGAGTCGGTGCACCTGGCCGACTGGCCGGCCGTCGACGAGAGCCTCCTCGACGACGCCCTGACCGCGCAGATGGCGCTCGTCCGGCGGCTGGTGGAGCTCGGCCGCTCCGCGCGGGCCGCGAGCGGCGTCCGGACCCGCCAGCCGCTCGGCCGCGCCCTCGTCGGCGCCGCCGGCTGGTCCGCGCTGCCCGCGCAGCTGCGCGCGCAGATCTCCGAGGAGCTGAACGTCCTCGGGTTCGAGGAGCTGTCCTCCATCGGCGGCGACCTGGTCGAGTACGAGGTGAAGCCGAACTTCCGGGAGCTGGGCAAGCGCTACGCCAAGGACACCCCGAAGGTCGCCAAGGCGATCACCTCCGCCGGCGCCGCCGACCTCGTGCGGGCGCTCCGCGCGGGCACGGCGCGGGTCGAGGCCGCCGATCTCGGCACGGTGCCGCTGGCGGCGGACGACGTGATCGTCACCGAGCGGCCGCGCAGCGGCTGGGCGGTGGAGAGCGCCGCCGGCGAGACCGTCGCGCTCGACCTCACCGTCACGCCCGAGCTGCGCCGCGCGGGCCTGGTGCGGGAGGCCGTCCGGCTCGTCCAGGAGGGCCGCAAGGCCGCCGGGCTGGAGGTCACCGACCGCATCGAGCTGTGGTGGGAGGCGACCGGCACCGACCTCGCGGAGGCGCTGCGCGCGCACTCCGCCGAGGTGGCCGCCGAGGTGCTCGCGACCGCGGTGGCCGAGGGCCGTCCCGCGGACGTCCCGGCGAACCGCGACGAGGAGCTGGGCCTCACCTACTACCTCCGCCGCGCGTGA
- a CDS encoding TraR/DksA C4-type zinc finger protein: protein MPVREGEHRWTAGELAEVRAGLQEQIEGLRAEIAASASQIAEGDGSDGAGDDQADAGAKTYEREHELALAYNSQDLLAQIERAVQRMDAGTYGTCESCAKPIGKARLQVFPRATLCVTCKQREERR, encoded by the coding sequence CTGCCGGTGCGGGAGGGCGAGCACCGCTGGACCGCCGGCGAGCTCGCCGAGGTGCGGGCCGGGCTGCAGGAGCAGATCGAGGGCCTGCGCGCCGAGATCGCCGCGTCCGCGAGCCAGATCGCCGAGGGCGACGGCAGCGACGGTGCGGGCGACGACCAGGCCGACGCGGGCGCCAAGACCTACGAGCGCGAGCACGAGCTCGCCCTGGCCTACAATTCACAGGACCTGCTCGCCCAGATCGAGCGGGCCGTCCAGCGGATGGACGCCGGCACGTACGGGACCTGCGAGTCCTGCGCCAAGCCGATCGGCAAGGCGCGACTTCAGGTCTTCCCGCGTGCGACCCTATGTGTGACATGCAAACAACGCGAGGAACGTCGCTGA
- a CDS encoding signal peptidase II produces MLVAVALAALVTDAVSKAIVVATLQDREPVRLLGGLLTLRETRNSGAAFSIGTGYTIVFTLIACGVVVAILRTARNLRSAPWAVCLGLLLGGAIGNLTDRMLREPAPLKGHVVDWIQLPHWPVFNLADSAIVCGGVLAVLLAARGLQVDGTRVAGDDDDEPPAPEAGAGTDAKTEAKTGAETEAKTEVKAEAAEPEPAPEEKA; encoded by the coding sequence GTGCTCGTCGCCGTGGCCCTGGCCGCGCTGGTCACCGACGCCGTGTCCAAGGCCATCGTGGTGGCGACGCTCCAGGACCGCGAGCCGGTCCGGCTGCTCGGCGGGCTGCTGACGCTGCGCGAGACCCGCAACAGCGGTGCCGCGTTCTCCATCGGCACCGGCTACACGATCGTGTTCACCCTGATCGCCTGCGGAGTGGTGGTGGCCATCCTGCGGACGGCCCGCAACCTGCGCAGCGCGCCGTGGGCGGTCTGCCTCGGCCTGCTGCTCGGCGGCGCGATCGGCAACCTGACCGACCGGATGCTGCGCGAACCGGCGCCGCTGAAGGGCCACGTCGTCGACTGGATCCAGCTGCCGCACTGGCCGGTGTTCAACCTGGCCGACTCGGCGATCGTGTGCGGCGGCGTCCTCGCCGTGCTGCTCGCCGCGCGCGGCCTCCAGGTCGACGGCACCCGTGTCGCCGGCGATGACGACGACGAACCCCCCGCCCCCGAGGCCGGGGCCGGGACGGACGCCAAGACCGAGGCCAAGACCGGCGCCGAGACCGAGGCCAAGACGGAGGTGAAGGCCGAGGCCGCCGAGCCGGAGCCGGCTCCGGAGGAGAAGGCCTGA
- a CDS encoding RluA family pseudouridine synthase, producing the protein MGEVRSLHVPDGLEGERIDAALARLFGLSRSGAADIIAAGEVLLDGAEVATKSERLHAGAWLEVTLPPPPAPPAPVAEPVPGMGILYEDDDIVVVNKPVGVAAHPTTGWTGPTVLGGLLGAGHTIATSGASERQGIVHRLDANTTGAMVVAKSEIAYSRLKRAFKERRIDKRYQALVQGHPDPFRGTVDAPIDRHPSGDGRFAVVAGGKPSVTHYDTVEAFRAATLLDIDLETGRTHQIRVHMSAIRHPCAGDMAYGADPTLAARLGLKRQWLHAVRLGFEHPANGEWVQFESPYPDDLARALEIVEAES; encoded by the coding sequence ATGGGCGAGGTGCGCAGCCTCCACGTGCCGGACGGCCTGGAGGGCGAGCGGATCGACGCCGCCCTGGCGCGGCTGTTCGGCCTGTCGCGCAGCGGCGCGGCCGACATCATCGCCGCGGGCGAGGTCCTGCTGGACGGCGCCGAGGTGGCCACCAAGTCCGAGCGGCTGCACGCCGGCGCCTGGCTGGAGGTCACGCTCCCGCCGCCGCCCGCCCCGCCCGCGCCGGTCGCCGAGCCCGTCCCCGGGATGGGCATCCTGTACGAGGACGACGACATCGTCGTGGTGAACAAGCCCGTCGGCGTCGCCGCCCACCCCACCACCGGCTGGACGGGCCCGACCGTCCTCGGCGGCCTGCTCGGCGCCGGGCACACGATCGCGACCAGCGGCGCGTCCGAGCGGCAGGGCATCGTCCACCGGCTCGACGCCAACACCACCGGCGCGATGGTCGTGGCCAAGAGCGAGATCGCGTACTCGCGGCTCAAGCGGGCCTTCAAGGAGCGCCGCATCGACAAGCGCTACCAGGCGCTGGTGCAGGGCCACCCCGACCCGTTCCGGGGCACGGTCGACGCGCCGATCGACCGGCACCCGTCCGGCGACGGCAGGTTCGCGGTCGTGGCGGGCGGCAAGCCGTCCGTCACCCACTACGACACCGTCGAGGCGTTCCGGGCGGCGACGCTGCTCGACATCGACCTGGAGACCGGCCGCACCCACCAGATCCGGGTGCACATGTCGGCGATCCGGCATCCATGCGCGGGCGACATGGCCTACGGCGCCGACCCGACGCTCGCGGCCCGGCTCGGCCTGAAGCGCCAGTGGCTGCACGCCGTCCGGCTGGGCTTCGAGCACCCGGCCAACGGCGAGTGGGTGCAGTTCGAGAGCCCCTACCCGGACGACCTGGCCCGCGCCCTGGAGATCGTCGAAGCCGAGTCCTGA
- a CDS encoding AzlD domain-containing protein yields MSVWIAVAATALGCYALKLAGLVTPQRVLDDPRVRRFTELVPVALLTALIAVQALADGRSLEFDPARLAGLGAAVVALLLRAPFLVVLVAAAGVAAGLRVLGL; encoded by the coding sequence GTGAGCGTGTGGATCGCCGTGGCCGCCACGGCGCTGGGCTGCTACGCCCTGAAGCTCGCGGGGCTCGTCACGCCGCAGCGGGTGCTGGACGATCCGCGGGTGCGCCGCTTCACCGAGCTGGTGCCGGTGGCGCTGCTCACCGCGCTGATCGCCGTGCAGGCGCTCGCCGACGGCCGCTCCCTGGAGTTCGACCCCGCCCGCCTCGCGGGGCTGGGCGCGGCCGTGGTCGCGCTGCTGCTGCGGGCGCCGTTCCTGGTGGTGCTGGTCGCCGCGGCCGGCGTCGCCGCCGGACTGCGCGTGCTCGGCCTGTAG
- a CDS encoding AzlC family ABC transporter permease: MSAVDTAPGEGAVPDEPAAPDEGARASAVRDGLSVGVAVGVSGLAFGAAAVTAGLTVAQACVLSLLAFTGASQFALAGVVGGGGGLVAGSLGAVLLGGRNALYGLRLAGMLGVRGWRRLLTAHVVIDETAAVATAQRDRAAARAGFYTTAATLYLAWNLTTLLGAVGAARLGDPDAIGLDVLGPAAFLALLWPRLTAGGGAVRVAAGAAVIAVVATPLLPPGVPVMLAAVAALPALIGRRPAP; this comes from the coding sequence ATGAGCGCGGTGGACACGGCGCCGGGCGAGGGCGCGGTGCCGGACGAGCCCGCGGCGCCGGATGAGGGCGCTCGGGCGAGTGCCGTCCGGGACGGGCTGAGCGTGGGCGTCGCCGTGGGCGTGTCCGGGCTCGCGTTCGGCGCGGCGGCCGTCACCGCCGGCCTCACCGTCGCGCAGGCGTGCGTGCTGAGCCTGCTGGCGTTCACGGGCGCGTCCCAGTTCGCGCTGGCCGGCGTGGTCGGCGGAGGCGGCGGCCTGGTGGCCGGCTCGCTCGGCGCGGTGCTGCTCGGCGGCCGCAACGCCCTGTACGGGCTGCGGCTCGCCGGCATGCTCGGCGTGCGCGGGTGGCGGCGGCTGCTCACCGCGCACGTCGTCATCGACGAGACCGCCGCCGTCGCGACCGCGCAGCGCGACCGCGCCGCGGCCCGCGCCGGCTTCTACACCACCGCCGCCACCCTCTACCTGGCCTGGAACCTCACCACGCTGCTGGGCGCGGTCGGCGCGGCCCGGCTCGGCGACCCCGACGCCATCGGCCTGGACGTCCTCGGCCCCGCCGCGTTCCTGGCACTGCTGTGGCCGCGTCTCACCGCCGGAGGCGGCGCCGTTCGGGTGGCCGCGGGGGCGGCGGTGATCGCGGTCGTGGCCACGCCGCTGCTGCCGCCCGGCGTGCCGGTCATGCTGGCGGCCGTCGCCGCGCTGCCCGCCCTGATCGGGCGGAGGCCGGCGCCGTGA
- a CDS encoding chorismate mutase, with translation MPDQVIDPAELRVALPSAGAITTLGEARAAIDGIDAALATLLEHRAAVAAVVQRLKPVGGFAGRDPRREREIVEAMAARAPSLGAARLAPVVNAIIEAGLDAAATGR, from the coding sequence ATGCCCGACCAGGTGATCGACCCCGCCGAGCTGCGGGTCGCGCTGCCGTCCGCCGGCGCCATCACCACCCTCGGCGAGGCGCGGGCCGCGATCGACGGCATCGACGCGGCCCTGGCGACCCTGCTGGAGCACCGCGCCGCGGTCGCCGCCGTCGTGCAGCGGCTCAAGCCGGTCGGCGGCTTCGCCGGCCGCGACCCGCGCCGGGAGCGGGAGATCGTCGAGGCGATGGCCGCGCGCGCCCCCTCGCTCGGCGCCGCCCGGCTCGCCCCCGTCGTGAACGCGATCATCGAGGCCGGCCTGGACGCCGCCGCCACCGGCCGATGA